Proteins encoded in a region of the Candidatus Neomarinimicrobiota bacterium genome:
- a CDS encoding 2-oxoacid:acceptor oxidoreductase subunit alpha has product MPSKTMMIHGNTACAEAAIMAGCRFFAGYPITPSSEIAEYLAYKLPLLDGIFIQMEDEIASICAVIGASIAGLKAMTATSGPGFSLMQENIGFACIAEIPCVIVDVQRGGPSTGLPTLPSQQDVMQSRWGTHGEHPIIVLTPSSASETFHLTIKAFNLSEKFRVPVILLTDEITAHLTEKVTIPDKDQIKIINRKKPAVPPEKYIPYQIDDTYIPAMANFGDGYRYHITGLVRDEQGFPTNDPEIIEKQLIRLNQKLEKYRNEIIEYDTQFTEDFEKLVICYGSPYRAAKNAVTRARDKGIKVGLIKLKTLWPFPGEEIKPYTAKAKKIIIPEMNLGQVAYLIKSEVCDDDKIIKINKINGEPITPEEIYKTLIWSD; this is encoded by the coding sequence ATGCCCTCTAAAACTATGATGATTCATGGCAATACCGCTTGTGCTGAAGCTGCTATTATGGCTGGATGCCGATTCTTTGCAGGGTACCCAATCACTCCTTCTTCTGAGATAGCAGAATACCTAGCATATAAACTTCCTCTTTTAGATGGAATTTTTATCCAGATGGAGGATGAAATAGCGTCTATATGTGCTGTTATAGGTGCTTCTATTGCCGGTCTTAAAGCCATGACCGCAACAAGTGGGCCTGGTTTTTCCCTAATGCAAGAGAACATTGGCTTTGCTTGCATAGCCGAGATACCCTGTGTGATAGTAGATGTCCAGAGAGGAGGTCCCAGTACAGGTCTGCCTACTCTTCCATCTCAACAGGATGTAATGCAAAGTCGCTGGGGTACGCACGGCGAACATCCTATCATCGTATTAACTCCAAGTTCGGCCAGTGAAACATTTCATTTAACTATAAAAGCTTTCAATCTATCAGAAAAATTCAGGGTACCTGTTATATTACTAACAGATGAGATAACAGCACATTTGACAGAAAAAGTAACAATCCCCGACAAAGATCAAATAAAAATAATAAACAGAAAAAAACCAGCAGTGCCACCTGAAAAATATATTCCCTATCAGATCGATGATACCTATATCCCTGCGATGGCAAATTTTGGAGATGGTTACAGATATCATATAACAGGACTCGTACGTGATGAACAGGGATTCCCAACCAACGATCCTGAGATAATTGAAAAACAACTGATAAGACTTAATCAAAAACTTGAAAAATACCGAAATGAAATCATAGAATACGATACTCAGTTTACTGAGGATTTTGAAAAATTGGTTATCTGTTACGGTTCCCCTTACAGAGCAGCTAAGAATGCTGTAACAAGAGCAAGAGATAAAGGAATTAAAGTAGGGCTGATAAAATTAAAGACCCTATGGCCTTTCCCTGGTGAGGAGATAAAACCCTATACAGCAAAAGCGAAAAAGATAATAATCCCCGAAATGAATCTCGGACAGGTAGCATATCTAATAAAGAGTGAAGTTTGCGATGATGATAAAATTATAAAAATAAATAAGATTAACGGTGAACCAATAACTCCTGAAGAAATATACAAAACTCTCATATGGAGTGATTAA
- a CDS encoding 4Fe-4S binding protein, which produces MLKKKYQIKINKEWCKSCEICVQMCPSKVFKMEGFYPKIVNADKCTGCMICEKLCPDFAIKVEVKNEKEKI; this is translated from the coding sequence ATGTTAAAGAAGAAATATCAAATAAAAATAAACAAAGAATGGTGTAAAAGTTGTGAAATCTGTGTACAGATGTGCCCTTCCAAAGTATTCAAAATGGAAGGTTTTTACCCAAAGATTGTGAATGCAGATAAATGTACTGGTTGCATGATATGCGAAAAATTATGCCCCGATTTCGCAATTAAGGTAGAGGTAAAAAATGAGAAGGAGAAAATCTGA
- a CDS encoding LD-carboxypeptidase, which yields MNIKSPPLPEGGTIGIIAPSSPAKRNLLKKGIEYLQSRGYKIKISKYLTRGKYNMAGPDDSTRAKIFEEFMLDDDTDCIICARGGYGALRIVDKINYDKLKNAKPKPLVGYSDITALQLALLRKLKWISFSGPMVATDLSMNIDNYTENWFWNMLTGDKLLVEVRNPENMKLNVINHGEAEGIILPVCLSVFISFLNTEYCPSLDNSILILEDINEKGYKLDRLFQILKHNKIFNKTRGIILGQFNNCFSKRTIKLEEIIKEAIPSPGFPIISNLAYGHTKKKITLPVGMRVKIQTDPVKIIILNSRWE from the coding sequence ATGAATATAAAATCGCCTCCTTTGCCTGAGGGAGGCACTATTGGAATAATAGCTCCATCAAGTCCTGCAAAAAGAAATCTCCTTAAAAAAGGAATAGAGTATCTGCAATCTAGAGGCTATAAAATCAAAATCTCCAAATATTTAACACGTGGTAAATACAATATGGCAGGACCTGATGATAGTACCAGGGCAAAAATCTTCGAAGAATTTATGCTAGACGATGATACAGATTGCATAATTTGTGCAAGGGGGGGATACGGTGCATTAAGAATTGTCGATAAGATAAACTATGACAAACTAAAAAATGCAAAACCTAAACCACTTGTAGGTTATTCTGATATAACTGCATTACAATTGGCTCTTCTTAGAAAATTAAAATGGATATCATTCTCGGGTCCCATGGTAGCCACAGATTTATCAATGAATATTGATAACTATACCGAAAACTGGTTCTGGAATATGTTAACTGGTGATAAACTTTTAGTTGAAGTAAGAAATCCTGAAAATATGAAACTCAATGTAATAAATCACGGTGAAGCAGAAGGTATAATACTGCCTGTATGTCTCTCGGTGTTTATATCTTTTTTAAACACAGAATATTGTCCATCATTAGATAATTCAATTCTCATCCTCGAAGATATAAATGAAAAAGGCTACAAACTTGATAGGTTATTTCAAATCCTAAAACATAATAAAATTTTTAATAAAACCAGGGGAATTATTTTAGGTCAATTCAACAATTGCTTTTCAAAAAGAACCATAAAATTGGAAGAAATAATAAAAGAAGCCATACCCTCTCCAGGATTTCCGATAATATCAAACCTTGCATACGGTCATACAAAGAAAAAAATTACTTTACCGGTGGGTATGAGAGTTAAAATTCAGACAGATCCAGTGAAAATAATTATTTTAAATTCACGATGGGAGTAG
- a CDS encoding thioredoxin family protein, translated as MELSFDAKIEKITDVAKMIDYKILMTPALVVNEKVNVSGGIPSKEEVIEWIKRDSYENSRDRLDYL; from the coding sequence GTGGAGCTTTCATTCGATGCAAAAATCGAGAAGATTACTGATGTGGCAAAGATGATAGATTATAAGATATTGATGACTCCTGCTCTCGTTGTAAATGAAAAAGTTAATGTTTCTGGCGGAATACCTTCTAAAGAAGAAGTAATAGAGTGGATAAAGAGGGATAGTTATGAAAATTCCAGAGATAGGCTTGATTATTTGTAA
- a CDS encoding 4Fe-4S binding protein, with protein MDKERKRETKLDPKFAYWKGIPREEITWHPSIDESKCTGCGMCVTSCGRNVFDYDREKKRAIVARPLQCMVGCTSCQVWCIFDAIIFPDSQYIKDLIKKKKILSVVKKQLEERKM; from the coding sequence ATGGACAAAGAAAGGAAGCGAGAAACAAAATTAGATCCGAAATTTGCTTACTGGAAGGGTATACCAAGAGAAGAAATAACTTGGCATCCTTCGATTGATGAAAGCAAGTGCACTGGATGTGGTATGTGCGTTACCAGTTGCGGAAGGAATGTTTTTGATTACGACCGGGAGAAGAAAAGGGCAATTGTAGCAAGACCTCTCCAGTGTATGGTGGGATGCACGTCATGTCAGGTGTGGTGTATATTTGATGCTATAATTTTTCCTGATTCCCAATATATAAAGGATTTGATAAAGAAGAAAAAAATATTAAGTGTCGTGAAAAAACAACTTGAGGAGAGAAAAATGTGA
- a CDS encoding ferredoxin family protein, producing the protein MASNSYMGIPREKIPWYPAVDENACTKCSTCLDFCANDVFEQGEGSVEVVRPYNCVVGCSSCQNVCPSGAIRFPDMRQFVETLKKLREEYRNK; encoded by the coding sequence ATGGCTTCAAATAGCTATATGGGTATACCAAGGGAAAAAATCCCCTGGTATCCTGCTGTTGATGAAAATGCATGTACAAAATGTAGTACCTGTCTGGATTTTTGTGCCAATGATGTGTTCGAACAGGGAGAAGGTAGTGTTGAAGTTGTAAGACCTTATAATTGTGTGGTTGGATGCAGCTCTTGTCAGAATGTATGTCCATCAGGTGCGATTAGATTTCCTGATATGAGACAGTTTGTTGAAACCCTGAAAAAATTGAGAGAAGAGTATAGAAATAAATAG
- a CDS encoding NAD(P)-binding domain-containing protein, producing MGAINRVTFIGSGRVTYFLIEALKRKEKLPEKVYLYDPDDNAVQKVIQIDDTKIERVDSFQPQIDANIVFLAVHPPIIEKVSRIIVGKLDNIDAVVSFAPSVSIKRLKSYLSGFYRIVRMIPNAPSLIGEGYNPVAFSDGFDVRLKNEILEFFANWGKCPEVREENLEAYAIVSGMGPTYFWFQLLKLKELAIKFGLSETEAEDTLISMIKGSVDILFKSSLSTEEVLSLIPVHPLKRFEGSINSFYEERLREIYDKISIK from the coding sequence ATGGGCGCAATAAATAGAGTTACCTTTATTGGCAGCGGCAGAGTTACATACTTTTTAATTGAAGCTTTGAAGAGAAAAGAAAAATTACCTGAGAAGGTGTATCTTTATGACCCTGATGATAATGCCGTGCAAAAGGTTATCCAGATAGATGATACTAAAATAGAAAGGGTCGATAGCTTTCAGCCTCAAATAGACGCTAATATAGTGTTTCTGGCAGTACACCCACCTATTATAGAAAAGGTTTCGCGAATAATTGTTGGAAAGCTTGATAATATAGACGCTGTTGTCTCCTTTGCTCCATCTGTATCTATAAAAAGATTGAAAAGCTATCTTTCTGGATTTTATCGAATAGTGCGAATGATACCAAATGCGCCTTCGTTGATTGGTGAGGGCTATAATCCTGTTGCTTTTAGTGATGGTTTTGATGTAAGACTCAAAAATGAGATTTTAGAGTTTTTCGCAAATTGGGGAAAATGTCCTGAGGTTAGAGAAGAAAATCTTGAAGCTTATGCAATTGTATCCGGTATGGGACCAACATATTTCTGGTTTCAGCTATTAAAGTTAAAGGAATTGGCTATCAAATTTGGTCTATCTGAGACTGAGGCAGAGGATACATTAATTTCTATGATAAAAGGGTCGGTAGACATTCTATTTAAATCGAGTTTATCAACTGAGGAGGTTTTGAGTCTTATTCCTGTCCATCCGTTGAAAAGATTTGAAGGTTCGATTAACAGCTTTTATGAAGAGAGATTAAGAGAGATTTATGATAAAATCTCTATTAAATAA